The Pseudomonas azadiae genome contains a region encoding:
- a CDS encoding DUF6124 family protein — protein sequence MVKVTPDPPRFLSEDALLNRRAIDYYLKASAPDAPTFILNDNLSFEDALAHAADLLQCAVETAHSSAEAMNVQQRAVMHLVEMAKGVVDRALECVQPQ from the coding sequence ATGGTCAAAGTCACCCCCGATCCACCCCGTTTCCTTAGCGAAGACGCCCTGCTCAATCGCCGAGCCATTGACTACTACCTCAAGGCATCCGCCCCGGATGCGCCCACCTTTATTCTGAACGACAACCTGAGCTTTGAAGACGCCCTCGCCCATGCGGCGGATTTGCTGCAGTGCGCGGTCGAGACGGCGCATTCATCCGCTGAAGCGATGAACGTGCAGCAGCGGGCGGTGATGCATTTGGTGGAGATGGCGAAGGGGGTGGTGGATCGGGCGCTGGAGTGTGTGCAGCCTCAATAG
- a CDS encoding DUF2076 domain-containing protein yields the protein MNSEEQTLIDGLFSRLQQAETDSAPRDAQAEARIKEHMTRQPAAGYYMTQSILVQEHALKSLDAQNKQQAQQIQQLQDELQRAKATQPAASGGGGFLSSIFGGGSRDPQPAQNAPASSNSGWREPARPAFGQPAPQQNYQQPPQQAAAAAPMGGGFLGGAMKTAAGVAGGVLLAEGISSLFHHNQQPQVVEEIIEQPAPASDTSGWGNDDQKFAGNDSWGSNNSDSFADSDYSDDSSSFGDDDSFV from the coding sequence ATGAACAGCGAAGAGCAAACCCTGATCGATGGACTGTTTTCACGGTTGCAACAAGCCGAAACGGACTCAGCCCCCCGCGACGCCCAGGCCGAAGCGCGGATCAAGGAGCACATGACTCGCCAACCGGCCGCCGGGTACTACATGACCCAGTCGATCCTGGTGCAGGAACACGCGCTCAAAAGTCTCGACGCGCAGAACAAGCAACAGGCGCAACAAATCCAGCAATTGCAGGATGAGCTGCAACGGGCCAAAGCCACGCAGCCTGCCGCTTCGGGTGGCGGTGGTTTCTTGTCGAGCATCTTTGGCGGCGGCTCGCGTGACCCGCAACCGGCCCAAAACGCACCGGCATCGTCGAACAGTGGCTGGCGTGAACCGGCGCGGCCTGCGTTTGGCCAACCTGCGCCGCAGCAGAACTATCAACAGCCGCCCCAACAAGCTGCCGCCGCAGCGCCAATGGGTGGCGGTTTCCTCGGCGGCGCGATGAAAACCGCTGCCGGTGTGGCCGGTGGTGTGTTGCTGGCCGAAGGCATCAGCAGCCTGTTCCACCATAACCAGCAGCCGCAGGTGGTGGAGGAAATCATCGAACAACCGGCACCGGCCAGCGACACGAGCGGCTGGGGCAATGACGACCAGAAGTTCGCCGGCAATGACAGCTGGGGCAGCAACAATTCGGACAGCTTCGCCGACAGCGATTATTCCGACGACTCCTCTTCCTTCGGCGACGACGATTCCTTCGTCTGA
- a CDS encoding Lrp/AsnC family transcriptional regulator: MDKYDRMLLSALLDDGRASYAQLARTVNLSAPAVAERVAKLEASGVITGYQAKVDLSKVGLPIQCVIELRLTNHGSQKVYDALAEIPELTECHRVTGDPCVIMQAAVGSMPELEDLINRIAKFGFSKTSIILSSAIERRVPLGQLESNGKSAG; the protein is encoded by the coding sequence ATGGACAAATACGACCGCATGCTCCTCAGCGCCCTGCTCGACGACGGCCGCGCGTCCTACGCGCAATTGGCCCGCACGGTAAACCTCTCCGCCCCCGCCGTGGCCGAACGCGTAGCCAAGCTGGAAGCCAGCGGCGTGATCACCGGGTACCAGGCCAAGGTGGACTTGTCCAAGGTGGGTTTGCCGATTCAGTGCGTGATTGAGTTGAGGTTGACCAATCATGGCAGTCAGAAGGTATACGACGCCCTGGCCGAGATTCCCGAACTGACCGAATGCCACCGGGTGACGGGCGATCCGTGCGTGATCATGCAAGCGGCGGTGGGCTCGATGCCGGAGTTGGAAGACTTGATCAACCGGATCGCGAAGTTTGGGTTCAGCAAGACCTCGATCATCTTGTCGAGTGCGATAGAACGGCGGGTGCCGTTGGGGCAGTTGGAGAGCAATGGGAAAAGTGCTGGCTGA
- a CDS encoding acyl carrier protein produces the protein MEGSLTRAEISEKVIQLFVDIIGFIDRSQVTEQTDFIHDFKIIDDDLTCFVMQIKWQFKLQATQEDWDHITTIQQIVDLIVQHSTLR, from the coding sequence ATGGAAGGTAGTCTGACCAGAGCCGAAATCAGCGAGAAGGTTATTCAACTGTTTGTCGATATCATCGGTTTCATCGACCGAAGCCAGGTGACGGAGCAAACGGATTTCATCCATGATTTCAAGATTATCGATGACGATTTGACCTGCTTCGTCATGCAGATCAAATGGCAATTCAAGCTGCAAGCGACTCAGGAAGATTGGGACCACATCACGACCATCCAACAAATTGTCGATTTGATTGTTCAGCACTCAACTCTTCGTTGA
- a CDS encoding 3'-5' exonuclease, with protein sequence MERIAVIDFETTGITPSSHCRATEIGVVILERGQIVDRYQSLMNAGVRVPGFIEQLTGISNAMLRNAPPAERVMNEVNEFVGTTPLMAHNAAFDQKFWDFELGLIRRTRLQKFACSLLLARRLMPSAPNHKLGTLNAFAQLPHTGKAHRALADAEMAANLTAHLAKELRGTHGLRELSHELLCSLQKVPAAKINEHLKKHRGF encoded by the coding sequence TTGGAACGTATAGCGGTCATCGACTTTGAAACCACCGGTATCACCCCCAGCAGCCATTGCCGGGCCACGGAAATCGGCGTGGTCATCCTTGAGCGTGGGCAAATCGTCGACCGCTACCAAAGCCTGATGAATGCCGGCGTGCGCGTCCCCGGTTTCATCGAGCAACTCACCGGCATCAGCAACGCCATGCTGCGCAACGCGCCGCCGGCCGAGCGGGTGATGAACGAAGTCAACGAATTCGTCGGTACCACGCCATTGATGGCGCACAACGCCGCGTTCGACCAGAAGTTTTGGGACTTTGAGTTGGGCCTGATCCGCCGTACCCGTTTGCAGAAGTTCGCCTGTTCCTTGTTACTGGCGCGACGGTTGATGCCTTCGGCGCCCAACCACAAGCTCGGCACGTTGAACGCCTTCGCGCAACTGCCCCACACCGGCAAGGCTCACCGGGCGCTGGCGGATGCGGAGATGGCGGCGAACCTCACGGCGCACCTGGCCAAGGAACTGCGCGGGACCCACGGGTTGCGTGAACTGTCCCATGAGTTGCTGTGCAGTTTGCAGAAAGTGCCGGCGGCGAAGATCAATGAGCACCTGAAGAAACATCGCGGGTTCTGA
- a CDS encoding LabA-like NYN domain-containing protein has protein sequence MKKIAVFADVQNLYYTVRQAYGCHFNYAALWADISARGQIVEAYAYAIDRGDSKQQQFQQILRNLGFTVKLKPYIQRSDGSAKGDWDVGITIDIMDAADHVDEIVLASGDGDFDMLLDRVIHKHHVEAVAYGVPGLTANSLIRAASRYVPIEGALLLK, from the coding sequence GTGAAGAAAATTGCAGTGTTCGCCGATGTGCAAAACCTCTACTACACCGTTCGCCAGGCCTATGGCTGCCACTTCAACTACGCCGCCCTGTGGGCTGACATCAGCGCGCGTGGGCAGATCGTCGAGGCGTACGCCTATGCCATCGACCGTGGCGACAGCAAGCAGCAGCAATTCCAGCAGATCCTGCGCAACCTGGGCTTCACGGTAAAACTCAAGCCGTATATCCAACGCAGCGACGGCTCGGCCAAAGGCGACTGGGACGTGGGCATCACCATTGACATCATGGACGCCGCCGACCACGTCGACGAAATCGTACTGGCCTCCGGCGACGGCGACTTCGACATGCTGCTCGACCGCGTTATCCACAAGCACCACGTCGAAGCCGTGGCCTACGGCGTGCCGGGGCTGACGGCCAACTCGCTGATACGCGCTGCCAGCCGCTACGTGCCGATCGAAGGCGCACTGCTGCTTAAATAA
- a CDS encoding YciC family protein, with amino-acid sequence MNPLDVLRDSLRFTRHNLGAIVQLCLPLVIFEALLQQVLNHVVGPDAFAGYSVVVGLLVYPLYTGALILFLDARTRGESPRTQDVWAMTLTLWPRFALLTAMSTLLILLGLSLYFLPGLWLMVVLAFAEYLLVLRGMPALEAMKESFRLTRGHFWRILVCLLCVMTPLWLLKGASVAAYPTPAPLVGLLLDSAHSFLQLFTSVVLFRLFMLIGGDADAR; translated from the coding sequence ATGAATCCGTTAGACGTATTACGTGACTCCTTGCGTTTCACTCGGCACAACCTGGGCGCCATCGTCCAGCTGTGTTTGCCGCTGGTGATCTTCGAAGCCCTGCTGCAACAGGTGCTCAACCATGTCGTCGGCCCGGATGCGTTTGCCGGTTACAGCGTGGTGGTGGGGTTGCTGGTGTACCCGCTCTACACCGGCGCCCTGATCCTGTTTCTCGACGCCCGCACCCGTGGCGAATCGCCGCGCACCCAGGACGTGTGGGCCATGACGCTGACCCTGTGGCCGCGCTTCGCCCTGCTGACGGCCATGAGCACGCTGCTGATCCTGCTGGGGCTGTCGCTGTATTTCCTGCCGGGCTTGTGGCTGATGGTGGTACTGGCCTTTGCCGAGTACCTGCTGGTATTGCGCGGTATGCCGGCGCTGGAGGCGATGAAGGAAAGCTTTCGCCTGACCCGTGGGCATTTCTGGCGGATCCTGGTGTGCCTGCTGTGCGTGATGACGCCACTGTGGTTGCTCAAGGGCGCCAGTGTGGCGGCGTATCCGACGCCTGCGCCGTTGGTCGGCTTGTTGCTCGACAGCGCTCACAGCTTTTTGCAGCTGTTTACCAGCGTGGTGCTGTTCCGCTTATTCATGTTGATCGGTGGCGATGCCGACGCGCGGTGA